A region from the Thalassophryne amazonica chromosome 2, fThaAma1.1, whole genome shotgun sequence genome encodes:
- the LOC117500747 gene encoding immunoglobulin superfamily containing leucine-rich repeat protein 2-like, whose product MAASKVLFFFMLWITVVFTFVHGCPEVCNCSNKYGQEFADCSYKELTKIPSGVPPSVAHLNVAFNKISVIPFRSFHNVTKVMSLWLSCNMITTIEQGAVAPLANLRDFDISHNNIVHFPWPDLQTLTALQVLKMNHNKMFNLPRDAFSTLKDLSSLHLHNNKFLTIADGTFNGSISLSHLQIYNNPFACTCSLNWLRHWILTTTVSVPVSQLITCATPENLKGEEITNLPESKCTSPKVTIKSELNIQNRTVFEGSALILICKFEGNPKPLVIWNIGSKIHQKEMVLFHSEDDTSESTVDSSSVKHPIKVYSNGTLIISHLRMEDSGNYSCSATNELGKADDLVSVEVLASPKPTQLKETTTASFYTKTYSTSHVIMKKPFLTDPVHLLDLRVVEMMPIAPTSTPGVVFNSKYYDQQPRHLSPPTKCGLTVNTRSVHVFNSSLDDFSQYMSDFGIIALKVSETQAIVRFNPLLVPGYKSANHAPATNTTITTPETFHAVRQDQLLDVPSSIKANGLYLCVTAATKDSALQWARIKEGVDTNLFGGLQPSTNYSLCLTYRGEDCDVQVLFTTRRKAPNMQVIISVSICLLTVSTVPLFLATCFHLVYKYHSKTRQLFLKAKGQCHMERTLTANFSFYTAHTESQRRLDEEEGEMGNEHETKEEDMEETVVAESFTFSQSRGNLNDAESD is encoded by the coding sequence ATGGCAGCTTCAAAGGTCCTCTTCTTCTTCATGCTATGGATTACTGTGGTCTTCACATTTGTACATGGATGCCCTGAAGTCTGTAATTGCTCGAACAAATATGGTCAAGAGTTTGCTGATTGTTCCTACAAGGAGTTAACCAAAATCCCAAGTGGTGTACCTCCTAGTGTCGCACACTTGAACGTGGCATTTAACAAGATCAGTGTGATACCATTCAGGAGTTTCCACAATGTCACCAAAGTGATGTCTCTGTGGTTGTCCTGCAATATGATCACCACCATTGAACAAGGGGCAGTTGCCCCTTTGGCTAATCTGCGTGATTTTGACATCAGCCACAATAATATTGTACACTTTCCTTGGCCGGATCTACAGACCCTTACAGCTCTGCAGGTGTTGAAGATGAACCACAACAAGATGTTCAACTTGCCAAGGGATGCCTTCTCCACTCTGAAAGACCTGAGCTCCCTTCATCTTCACAACAACAAATTCTTAACCATAGCTGACGGCACATTTAATGGCTCGATTTCTTTGTCTCACTTACAGATTTATAACAATCCATTTGCATGTACTTGCTCCCTAAACTGGCTTAGACACTGGATTTTAACAACCACTGTCTCGGTTCCAGTTTCCCAACTAATTACTTGTGCAACACCTGAGAATCTCAAAGGTGAGGAGATTACAAATTTGCCAGAGTCAAAATGCACAAGCCCAAAAGTCACTATAAAATCAGAGCTGAATATCCAGAACAGAACTGTTTTTGAAGGTAGCGCCTTGATACTGATTTGCAAATTTGAGGGCAACCCAAAGCCACTGGTAATCTGGAATATAGGCAGCAAGATCCATCAGAAAGAGATGGTTTTGTTCCATTCTGAGGATGACACATCAGAATCCACCGTGGATTCTTCATCAGTTAAACATCCTATCAAAGTGTACAGCAATGGCACCCTTATTATTTCACACCTTAGGATGGAAGACAGTGGCAACTACAGCTGTTCAGCCACAAATGAACTTGGAAAAGCTGATGATTTGGTATCAGTGGAGGTGTTGGCTTCACCCAAACCAACACAGTTAAAAGAAACAACTACAGCATCCTTTTATACGAAGACATACTCAACTTCACACGTTATAATGAAGAAACCATTTCTTACTGATCCTGTTCACCTCCTCGATTTAAGGGTGGTTGAGATGATGCCCATTGCTCCCACATCCACACCTGGTGTAGTCTTCAATTCTAAGTATTATGACCAGCAGCCAAGACACCTATCACCTCCCACAAAATGTGGCTTGACAGTAAATACAAGATCTGTCCATGTTTTTAACAGCAGTCTGGATGACTTCAGCCAGTACATGTCTGACTTTGGAATCATTGCCTTAAAGGTGTCAGAAACACAGGCAATAGTACGTTTCAACCCTCTTCTTGTACCAGGATACAAAAGTGCCAACCATGCTCCTGCGACTAATACTACCATTACCACCCCTGAGACCTTCCATGCTGTGAGacaagatcaactgttggatgtTCCTTCAAGCATCAAGGCTAACGGATTGTACCTGTGTGTTACTGCTGCCACCAAAGACTCGGCTTTGCAGTGGGCGAGGATCAAAGAAGGTGTTGACACAAATCTGTTTGGTGGCTTGCAACCCAGTACCAACTACTCCCTGTGTCTGACCTACAGAGGCGAGGACTGTGACGTCCAGGTGTTGTTCACCACCAGGAGAAAGGCACCCAACATGCAGGTCATCATCTCGGTCAGCATCTGCCTTCTGACTGTGTCTACTGTTCCTCTGTTCCTGGCAACATGTTTCCACTTGGTGTATAAATACCACAGCAAGACACGCCAGCTGTTCCTGAAAGCCAAAGGCCAGTGCCACATGGAAAGAACCCTCACTGCCAACTTCAGCTTCTACACAGCTCACACTGAGTCACAAAGAAGGCTGGATGAGGAAGAAGGGGAAATGGGAAATGAACATGAAACAAAAGAGGAGGACATGGAGGAAACTGTTGTGGCTGAGTCGTTCACATTTTCTCAGAGTAGAGGCAACTTGAATGATGCTGAATCTGACTAA